Proteins co-encoded in one Medicago truncatula cultivar Jemalong A17 chromosome 8, MtrunA17r5.0-ANR, whole genome shotgun sequence genomic window:
- the LOC112417343 gene encoding uncharacterized protein: MVESTSFYITVVYASTFYIKRRELWCDLSRLLSENPGPWLFVGDFNSILGAHEKRGGRIPLQITCSEFFSWTNNFSLIHLGTNGAKFTWSNNREGGTFIAQRLDRAICNDIWIEHWKILSCNTLVRCFSDHFPLLLTMHQTSPINIIPRFKFFKSWLLIESCEDIVSAHWAIQVQGTPMHVLHYKLKSLKPKLQFWNKTVVGDFHQRVNLAQQQLSEAQLAIDHLGFSVERSQVELECLTNYTQALTLLNSFWQSKNKNARFLEGDRNTAFFHRSTKIREAQSYISLLKDGNEVITNTEDIEAHVLSYFTNIFAAHSDYIENNLPNRFIPHLVTDEDNVMLTTVPSAEEIKHATFDLSDEAAPGPDGYPGCFYQHFWNIISQDVVMSTQHFFKHNYIMPNLNSNLLILIPKIVGADNLDNFRPIALANFQFKLITKILADRMGMIASKIISIQQKGFIPGRNIQDCIMTASEAVNLLHKKVYGGNIALKVDIKKAFDTINWQFLVHVLHRFGFNQLFCDWILTILHSAKISININGKAVGFFTCTRGVRQGDPLSPLLFCIAEEVMSRGLEALVLEGRLTQMQATRNLFIPSHCLYADDILIFCKGTLDNVRHILNLFDLYGQYSGQMINVNKSKFYMGNISLSRSQTIASITGFRHGSLPFTYLGIPLFKGKPKAIHLKSVVDRIKHKLSTWKGKLLTIMGRVQLLNTVINNMLTYSFHVYKWPSSLLIEVAKIMRNFLWSGNIEHRKICIVAWSIISKPRDEGGLSVRDPTTANQASLLLLAWKMLNSNEQWAIICRDRFLKNGQPKTHYVVSSVWPGMKQHIQLVLDHSTWSIGNGRRVHFWTDKWIDRSIASHWQMPPQLSSSLHMMVSDCIVNNRWCLPDFLIHRDAALTAQIHNITLPSSDMQDKLCWNTAADGDLTNQLAYKFINETGNHVLWDKFLWNSYIPPSRSFITWRLLHNKLPTDENLRKRGCLIVSICCFCMKSAESSQHIFFECHVTSRLWDWLGKGTDKLLDCSSCLQLLIRNWGSGSKLVNNILNSAIIHTIWSIWIERNQRCFHNKHQAMTTLFNIILAEVKMSFSLCMIKGNSAMQDYKVAKLFNIPFKVKRVTPHLDIIWKPPIGDIVKINCDGSSVGRHPCGSIGIVIRDSNHHFLGAISSNIGNATPLEAEFCAGMMAMEKAQEMQLMHVCLETDSLKVVNAFNKGLGVPWQMRARWQNCWDFCDSISCSCVHILREGNMVADALAKHGQGLSLYYTQLWTSPPPFIYHLLLRDRLGLPYTRIDVT; encoded by the coding sequence ATGGTTGAAAGCACGTCCTTTTATATTACTGTTGTGTATGCTTCCACGTTCTATATTAAGAGAAGGGAACTGTGGTGTGATCTTTCTAGACTTCTTTCTGAAAATCCTGGGCCCTGGTTATTTGTTGGAGATTTTAACTCCATTCTTGGTGCACATGAGAAACGTGGTGGGAGAATTCCTCTTCAGATTACTTGTTCTGAATTTTTCAGTTGGACCAATAATTTTTCTCTGATACACTTGGGTACGAATGGTGCCAAGTTCACCTGGTCAAATAACAGGGAAGGAGGTACTTTCATTGCGCAGAGGCTTGACAGAGCTATATGCAATGATATTTGGATTGAACATTGGAAAATTTTGAGCTGTAATACTTTGGTTAGGTGTTTTTCTGAtcactttcctcttcttttAACTATGCATCAGACCTCTCCCATCAACATCATACCAAGATTCAAGTTTTTTAAGTCCTGGCTTCTCATTGAAAGCTGTGAAGATATTGTCTCTGCTCATTGGGCCATTCAGGTTCAGGGTACCCCAATGCATGTTCTTCATTACAAATTAAAAAGCCTGAAGCCTAAATTGCAATTCTGGAATAAGACAGTTGTGGGTGATTTTCATCAAAGAGTTAATTTAGCTCAACAACAACTTAGTGAGGCTCAATTAGCCATTGACCATCTTGGATTCAGTGTCGAGAGATCTCAAGTGGAGTTGGAATGTTTGACAAATTACACTCAAGCATTGACTTTGTTGAACAGTTTCTGGCAGAGTAAAAACAAGAATGCTAGGTTTCTTGAGGGGGATAGGAACACTGCTTTCTTTCATAGGTCCACCAAAATCAGAGAAGCACAAAGTTATATTAGCCTTTTGAAAGATGGGAATGAGGTTATTACTAACACTGAAGATATAGAAGCGCATGTTTTAAGCTACTTCACCAACATTTTTGCTGCTCATTCTGACTACATAGAAAACAATCTCCCAAACAGGTTCATCCCACATTTGGTAACTGATGAGGATAATGTGATGTTAACTACTGTTCCTTCAGCTGAAGAAATCAAGCATGCAACTTTTGACCTGAGTGATGAAGCTGCCCCTGGACCTGATGGATACCCTGGGTGCTTTTACCAACATTTCTGGAATATTATTAGTCAAGATGTTGTCATGTCCACACAACACTTCTTCAAACACAATTACATAATGCCTAACTTGAACTCAAATTTATTGATTCTTATACCTAAAATTGTTGGTGCTGACAATTTGGACAATTTCAGACCTATAGCTCTAGCAAACTTCCAATTCAAACTCATTACCAAAATTCTGGCTGACAGAATGGGGATGATagcttcaaaaatcatttctatTCAACAAAAAGGTTTTATCCCTGGGAGAAATATCCAGGATTGCATAATGACTGCTTCTGAAGCAGTTAATTTGCTGCATAAGAAAGTTTATGGTGGgaatatagctttgaaagttgATATTAAGAAAGCGTTTGATACTATCAACTGGCAATTTTTGGTGCATGTTCTTCACAGATTTGGCTTTAATCAACTATTTTGTGACTGGATTTTGACTATACTGCATTCAGCTAAAATCTCCATAAATATTAATGGGAAAGCTGTGGGTTTTTTTACTTGCACTAGAGGGGTGAGGCAGGGAGATCCCCTCTCCCCTTTACTTTTCTGCATTGCTGAAGAAGTCATGAGCAGAGGTCTTGAAGCTCTGGTTTTGGAAGGGAGGTTGACTCAAATGCAAGCTACTAGGAATCTCTTTATTCCTAGCCACTGTCTGTATGCAGATGATATCTTGATTTTCTGCAAAGGTACACTTGATAATGTAAGACACATCTTGAATCTTTTTGATCTGTATGGGCAGTACTCTGgtcaaatgattaatgttaACAAAAGTAAATTCTATATGGGCAACATCTCTCTTTCTAGATCCCAAACCATAGCCTCCATAACAGGGTTCAGACACGGGAGTTTACCCTTCACATATTTGGGGATTCCTCTTTTTAAAGGAAAACCAAAGGCTATACATTTGAAATCTGTTGTGGACAGAATAAAGCATAAATTGAGCACATGGAAAGGGAAGCTTTTAACCATTATGGGACGTGTGCAACTTCTAAATACTGTTATAAACAACATGCTCACATATTCTTTTCATGTGTATAAATGGCCTTCCAGTTTACTTATAGAAGTTGCCAAAATCATGAGAAACTTCCTTTGGAGTGGGAATATTGAGCATAGGAAAATTTGTATTGTTGCTTGGTCCATCATTAGCAAACCTAGAGATGAAGGGGGTTTATCTGTTAGAGATCCCACTACAGCCAATCAAGCCTCTTTGTTGCTTCTAGCTTGGAAAATGTTAAACTCCAATGAGCAATGGGCTATCATTTGTAGAGATAGATTTCTAAAAAATGGACAACCTAAGACTCACTATGTGGTTTCCTCTGTTTGGCCTGGCATGAAGCAGCACATTCAATTGGTGCTTGATCATTCCACTTGGTCTATAGGAAATGGCAGAAGAGTTCACTTTTGGACTGATAAGTGGATTGATAGGTCCATTGCTTCACATTGGCAGATGCCTCCTCAACTCTCTTCCTCTCTTCATATGATGGTTTCTGATTGTATTGTCAATAACAGATGGTGTCTCCCTGATTTCCTCATTCATAGAGATGCTGCTCTAACTGCTCAAATCCACAATATCACCCTGCCTTCTTCTGATATGCAGGACAAGTTATGCTGGAATACTGCAGCTGATGGGGATCTCACTAATCAATTGGCATATAAATTTATCAATGAAACTGGTAATCATGTCCTTTGGGACAAATTTCTATGGAACTCTTATATTCCCCCATCTAGATCCTTTATCACATGGAGGCTGCTTCACAACAAGCTCCCCACAGATGAAAATTTAAGAAAGAGGGGCTGCTTGATTGTCTCTATTTGCTGTTTTTGTATGAAATCTGCAGAATCTTCCCAACACATTTTCTTTGAATGCCATGTCACATCTAGGCTTTGGGATTGGTTGGGAAAGGGGACTGACAAATTATTGGATTGTAGCAGTTGTCTTCAGTTGCTTATTAGGAATTGGGGAAGTGGTAGTAAGTTGGTCAACAACATTTTGAATTCAGCTATTATTCATACTATCTGGTCCATTTGGATAGAGAGAAATCAAAGATGTTTTCATAACAAGCATCAGGCCATGACCACTCTTTTCAATATCATTCTTGCTGAGGTCAAAATGAGCTTCAGTTTGTGTATGATTAAAGGTAACTCAGCAATGCAAGATTATAAAGTGGCCAAGCTCTTTAACATCCCGTTCAAAGTTAAAAGAGTCACTCCTCATTTGGATATTATTTGGAAACCTCCTATTGGTGATATAGTAAAAATTAACTGTGATGGATCCTCCGTGGGCAGACATCCTTGTGGCTCCATTGGCATTGTGATTAGAGATTCTAATCACCACTTTCTAGGGGCTATATCTAGcaacattggaaatgcaactcCGTTAGAGGCTGAATTTTGTGCAGGAATGATGGCTATGGAAAAAGCTCAGGAAATGCAGTTGATGCATGTGTGTTTGGAGACTGATTCCCTCAAAGTTGTCAATGCTTTCAACAAAGGTTTAGGAGTCCCTTGGCAGATGCGAGCTAGGTGGCAAAATTGCTGGGATTTTTGTGACAGTATTTCTTGTTCTTGTGTTCATATCCTTAGGGAGGGAAACATGGTAGCTGATGCACTTGCTAAGCATGGACAAGGACTTTCTCTATACTACACACAGTTGTGGACTTCTCCACCTCCTTTCATATATCACCTTCTCCTAAGAGATAGGCTTGGATTACCTTACACTAGAATAGATGTGACCtga